A single window of Nomascus leucogenys isolate Asia chromosome 18, Asia_NLE_v1, whole genome shotgun sequence DNA harbors:
- the LOC100596208 gene encoding UPF0454 protein C12orf49-like yields MSAEEVVARPGLRAVTHLLPQEHLQAGYVCERKDLLVDGCCNVNVPSTKQYCCHGCWPSGCCNIDIPGTKQYCCHGCWPNCCCNINRLLPNKQLLLECFPSWAAVEFQNLFTAVEEHFELCPATCRTSSQSMQHENTYQDSIVKSC; encoded by the exons ATGTCTGCGGAGGAGGTGGTTGCTCGCCCTGGTCTTCGGGCTGTCACTCATCTACTTCCTCAGGAGCACCTTCAAGCAGG CTATGTTTGTGAGAGGAAGGATTTGCTGGTGGATGGCTGCTGCAACGTCAACGTCCCTAGCACAAAGCAATACTGCTGCCATGGCTGCTGGCCCAGTGGCTGCTGCAACATCGACATCCCTGGAACAAAGCAATACTGCTGCCATGGCTGCTGGCCCAACTGCTGCTGCAACATCAAT CGGCTGCTGCCCAACAAGCAGCTTCTCTTGGAGTGCTTCCCCAGTTGGGCAGCTGTGGAATTCCAGAACCTCTTCACGGCAGTCGAAGAACACTTTGAGTTGTGCCCTGCCACATGCAGGACCTCATCTCAGAGCATGCAACATGAGAACACCTACCAGGACTCCATAGTAAAGTCTTGCTAA